Proteins encoded by one window of Mustelus asterias unplaced genomic scaffold, sMusAst1.hap1.1 HAP1_SCAFFOLD_79, whole genome shotgun sequence:
- the LOC144483834 gene encoding uncharacterized protein LOC144483834 — MEKPWICVDCGKGYRAPSELQAHQRIHTGDRPFTCSWCGKGFTRLSTLQSHQRVHTGERPFTCSQCGKGFTQLSSLQKHQLIHTGVKPFTCSQCGKGFTQLSTLLTHQRVHSGERPFICSECGKGFSHSSSLQTHQRGHTGERPFTCSHCGKGFSDLSNLQTHQRVHTGERPFTCSQCGKGFTQLSTLQSHQRVHTGERPFTCSQCGKGFTQLSNLETHQRVHK; from the coding sequence ATGGAAAAACCGTGGATATGTGTGGACTgcgggaagggatacagagccccatcagagctgcAAGCTCATCAACGCATTCATACAGGAgataggccattcacctgctcttggtgtgggaaaggattcactcgctTATCCACCctccagtcacaccagcgagttcacactggggagaggccattcacctgctctcagtgtgggaagggatttactcagttatccagcctgcaaaaGCACCAGCTAATTCACACCGGGgtgaaaccattcacctgctctcagtgtgggaagggatttactcagttatccaccttgctgacacaccagcgagttcactctggggagagacccttcatctgctctgagtgcgggaagggattcagtcattcatccagcctgcaaacacaccagcgaggtcacactggggagagaccattcacctgctctcactgtgggaagggattcagtgatttatccaacctgcagacacaccagcgagttcacactggggagaggccattcacctgttctcagtgtgggaagggattcactcagttatccacactgcagtcacaccagcgagttcacactggggagaggccgttcacctgctctcagtgtgggaagggattcactcagttatctaacctggagacacaccagcgagttcacaagtga
- the LOC144483807 gene encoding uncharacterized protein LOC144483807: MEKPWKCGDCGKRYRSPSELEVHRRSHTGERPFTCSQCGKGFSEISHLRTHQRVHTGERPFTCSQCAEGFTQSSHLQSHQWVHTGEWPFTCSQCAKGFSQLSSLQTHQRVHTGERPFTCSQCGKGFSQLSNLQTHQRVHTGERPFTCSQCGKGFSQLSNLQTHQRVHTGERPFTCSQCEKEFTHLSSLQTHQRVHTGERPFSCSQCGKGFTHSTSLQTHQRVHTGERPFTCLQCGEGFTQSSNLRKHQRVHTGEKPFTCSQCGKGVTQLSSLRTHLRVHTGERPFTCSQCGKGFSDSSSLRRHQRVHTGERPFTCSQCGKGFTQLSSLRTHERIHTGEKPFVCPQCGKGFTDLSNLCTHQRVHTGERPFTCYQCGKGFRVSAQLLRHQQVHE, from the coding sequence atggagaaaccatggaaatgtggggactgtgggaagagatacagatccccatcagaactggaagttcatcggcgcagtcacactggagagaggccattcacctgttctcagtgtgggaagggattcagtgaaatatcccacctgcggacacaccagcgagttcacactggggagaggccgttcacctgctctcaatgtgcggAGGGATTCACACAATCATCCCATCTACAGTCAcaccagtgggttcacactggggagtggccattcacctgctctcaatgtgcgaagggattcagtcagttatccagcctacagacacaccagcgagttcacactggggagagaccgttcacctgctctcagtgtgggaagggattcagtcaattatccaacttgcagacacaccagcgagttcacactggggagaggccgttcacctgttctcagtgtgggaagggtttcagtcagttatccaacctgcagacacaccagcgagttcacactggggaaaggccattcacctgctctcagtgtgagaaggaattcactcatttatccagcctgcagacacaccagcgagttcatactggggagaggccattcagctgctctcagtgtgggaagggattcactcattcaaccagcctgcagacacaccagagagttcacactggggagaggccgttcacctgccttcagtgtggggaaggattcactcaatcatccaacctgcggaagcaccagcgagttcatactggggagaaaccattcacctgctctcagtgtgggaaaggagtcACTCAGTTATCGAGTCTGCGGACACAcctgcgagttcacactggggagagaccattcacctgctctcagtgtgggaagggattcagtgattcatccagcctgcgaagacaccagcgagttcacactggggagaggccgttcacctgctctcagtgtgggaagggattcactcagttatccagtctgCGGACACatgagcgaattcacactggggagaaaccgttcgtctgccctcagtgtgggaagggattcactgacctATCCAACCTGtgcacacaccagcgagttcacactggggagaggccattcacctgctatcAGTGTGGAAAGGGTTTCAGAGTTTCAGCCCAGCtgttgagacaccaacaagttcacgagtga